Proteins found in one Falco naumanni isolate bFalNau1 chromosome 21, bFalNau1.pat, whole genome shotgun sequence genomic segment:
- the LOC121080167 gene encoding LOW QUALITY PROTEIN: heat shock factor protein 5-like (The sequence of the model RefSeq protein was modified relative to this genomic sequence to represent the inferred CDS: inserted 1 base in 1 codon) → MAGDASQQPVPVSADTFPARLWRLVSSPRCRSVRWXASGQGLLINQPLFGCELLGAGPAVAAQPGGDGAAAAAGFSSFIRQLGLDGFGKVGMLPGSSVGGPGPGPGPEGGQGNGGNCTGPLHHFRSPRFCRGRPDLLVHLKRLTKGNRAKMAAGLAVTSRPPNRFQRLLGMPLAGQPI, encoded by the exons ATGGCGGG GGACGCGTCGCAGCAGCCCGTCCCCGTCAGTGCCGACACCTTCCCCGCCAGACTGTGGCGGCTGGTCAGCAGCCCGCGCTGCCGCTCCGTTCGCT GTGCCTCCGGCCAGGGGCTGCTCATCAACCAGCCGCTCTTTGGGTGCGAGCTGCTGGGCGCCGGGCCGGCCGTCGCCGCGCAGCCGGGTGGCGAcggggcagcggcagccgccGGTTTCAGCAGCTTCATCCGGCAGCTCGGTCTCGATGGCTTCGGCAAGGTGGGGATGTTGCCGGGGAGCAGTGTGGGGGGGCCCGGGCCTGGGCCGGGCCCAGAGGGTGGACAAGGCAACGGTGGCAACTGCACCGGGCCCCTGCATCACTTCCGCAGCCCCCGCTTCTGCCGCGGCCGCCCCGACCTCCTCGTCCACCTGAAGCGCCTGACGAAAGGTAACAGGGCGAAGATGGCAGCGGGCCTGGCTGTGACCAGCCGCCCACCCAACCGCTTCCAGCGCTTGCTTGGCATGCCACTGGCCGGGCAGCCGATTTGA